One stretch of Armigeres subalbatus isolate Guangzhou_Male chromosome 2, GZ_Asu_2, whole genome shotgun sequence DNA includes these proteins:
- the LOC134211764 gene encoding uncharacterized protein LOC134211764 isoform X1 has product MRDEYEALIANDTWTLTELPPGRKPIKCKWVYKTKYDANGNVDRHKARLVVKGFSQRKGVDYDETYSPMVRHSSLRYLFALSAKHGFYIDQMDATTAFLQGELTEEIYMEQPSCFERSTKRNLVCRLNKALYGLKQSSRVWNAKLNAALQSFGLIRSKYDSCLYYRIDGKQTLFVAIYVDDVIIFSSDEELTKEIKAKLNKTFRMKDLGKASSCLGIRINREKSAVALDQEAYIESILARFNMQSCKSVSTPMNPSVKLTKTMTPQSADDFDKMKRVPYQEAVGSLMYLAQCTRPDILFAVNQLSRYNTNPEPIHWDAVKHLLRYLRGTSKFKLRYMKLGDPELKGYSDASWASDLDDRKSTTGYIFMLQGGAVSWCCKRQPTVALSTCEAEYMALSPTVQEAMWWRGLMSQIGLKQTVELRCDNQSAICIAKNGGYTPRTKHIDIRHHFIRDALNQNAVRLNYVSTDQQVADGLTKPLDRIKLERNRAAMGINASP; this is encoded by the coding sequence ATGCGTGACGAATATGAGGCGCTGATTGCTAACGACACCTGGACTTTAACCGAACTGCCACCTGGCCGAAAACCGATCAAATGCAAGTGGGTCTATAAGACTAAGTACGACGCGAATGGCAACGTTGATAGGCACAAGGCGCGTCTAGTTGTAAAAGGTTTTTCGCAGCGAAAGGGGGTGGATTACGACGAGACCTATTCACCCATGGTTCGTCACAGTTCCCTGCGATACCTTTTTGCCTTGTCTGCCAAGCATGGGTTTTACATCGACCAGATGGATGCGACCACCGCATTCCTCCAAGGAGAATTGACGGAGGAGATTTATATGGAACAGCCGTCTTGTTTTGAAAGATCGACCAAACGAAACCTGGTATGCCGCCTGAATAAAGCCCTCTACGGATTAAAACAGTCCAGCCGTGTTTGGAATGCCAAGCTAAATGCAGCCCTGCAAAGTTTCGGTTTGATTCGTTCCAAATATGACTCATGCCTCTATTATCGGATCGACGGGAAACAAACGCTTTTTGTCGCGATTTACGTCGATGACGTAATTATTTTCTCCAGCGACGAGGAGCTCACGAAGGAAATCAAAGCGAAGCTGAATAAAACTTTCCGGATGAAGGACTTAGGAAAGGCAAGCAGCTGTTTGGGAATCCGGATTAATCGTGAGAAGAGCGCTGTGGCTTTAGACCAGGAGGCGTATATCGAGTCGATACTTGCTCGATTCAACATGCAAAGTTGCAAAAGTGTTTCTACTCCGATGAACCCAAGTGTGAAGTTGACCAAGACTATGACCCCGCAATCAGCAGATGACTTTGACAAGATGAAAAGGGTACCTTATCAAGAAGCCGTGGGCAGTCTTATGTATCTTGCCCAGTGTACTAGACCCGACATTCTATTTGCTGTCAACCAACTGAGCCGCTACAACACGAACCCTGAACCGATTCATTGGGATGCGGTGAAACATTTGCTGCGATACCTGCGTGGCACGTCGAAGTTCAAGCTTCGCTACATGAAGCTAGGAGATCCCGAGTTGAAAGGCTATTCCGATGCTAGCTGGGCTTCTGACCTGGACGACAGGAAGTCTACGACCGGCTATATCTTCATGCTCCAGGGTGGTGCAGTGTCTTGGTGCTGCAAAAGACAACCGACAGTCGCACTGTCAACTTGCGAGGCAGAATACATGGCCTTGTCTCCTACGGTCCAAGAAGCCATGTGGTGGCGTGGACTAATGTCACAGATTGGATTGAAACAAACAGTCGAACTTCGTTGTGACAACCAGAGTGCCATTTGTATCGCCAAAAATGGTGGATATACTCCTCGCACCAAACACATAGACATTCGGCATCACTTTATTAGGGATGCGCTGAACCAGAATGCTGTAAGACTCAACTACGTCAGTACCGATCAACAAGTTGCTGATGGTTTAACAAAACCGCTTGATCGTATCAAGCTGGAGCGGAACCGGGCAGCTATGGGGATAAACGCATCACCTTAA
- the LOC134211764 gene encoding uncharacterized protein LOC134211764 isoform X2, whose protein sequence is MVCPMGKHCRQPFSKKGSRAAEVLDVIHTDICGPMEVDSIGGSKYYIAFIDDKSRKMWVYFLKTKAEPEILRIFKEFHAMVERQSERKIKAIRSDKGMEYLNEGFENYLKIHGIRHQKTNVYTPQQNGMAERANRSIVERARCLLFEGRMKKSFWAEAVNTSVYLLNRSPTQGHECTPEQGWTGKKPDLSHLRIFGTKAMAQVPKQRRLKLDPKSREAVFVGYDENTKGYRLYDPQSQKVFISREVWFIDEGVSSAVVNTKRLNMIVLDYDFVTTKAAASGSDNCLSENEDDDEEFYTDCENDSIADEVLMP, encoded by the coding sequence ATGGTGTGCCCAATGGGCAAACATTGCCGGCAACCATTCAGCAAGAAAGGTTCACGCGCTGCAGAGGTTCTTGATGTGATCCACACTGATATATGCGGGCCCATGGAGGTGGATTCAATCGGTGGAAGCAAATACTATATTGCTTTTATTGATGACAAATCCAGAAAAATGTGGGTGTATTTTTTGAAGACGAAAGCGGAacctgaaattttgagaattttcaaggAGTTTCACGCGATGGTAGAACGGCAGTCAGAACGAAAAATCAAAGCGATACGGAGCGACAAGGGAATGGAATATCTCAACGAAGGCTTCGAGAACTACCTGAAGATTCATGGCATCCGTCACCAGAAGACAAATGTCTATACTCCGCAGCAAAACGGAATGGCTGAGCGCGCCAATCGTTCAATTGTCGAGCGTGCTCGTTGCCTTTTGTTTGAAGGTCGGatgaaaaaatcgttttgggCAGAAGCTGTGAATACTTCCGTGTATCTCCTGAATCGGTCTCCGACGCAAGGCCACGAGTGCACACCGGAACAAGGTTGGACCGGGAAAAAGCCAGATCTCTCTCATCTACGGATTTTCGGAACAAAAGCGATGGCTCAAGTGCCGAAACAAAGACGTCTGAAGTTGGACCCTAAATCACGGGAGGCAGTTTTCGTAGGATACGATGAGAATACGAAAGGGTACCGCCTGTACGACCCGCAGTCACAGAAGGTGTTTATTAGCCGCGAAGTTTGGTTCATCGATGAAGGAGTATCAAGTGCAGTCGTCAACACGAAGCGTCTAAACATGATTGTGCTTGACTACGATTTCGTTACTACGAAGGCAGCTGCGAGTGGTTCGGACAACTGCCTGTCCGAAAACGAAGATGATGACGAAGAGTTCTACACGGACTGTGAGAACGACAGTATTGCCGACGAGG
- the LOC134215944 gene encoding uncharacterized protein LOC134215944: MHLRIEEGGSFTYRIPTNPERNVCWMEVLCRIDCFFSEHARICSRHFRDDDFLLVKGKRKLKKDAIPSLCLSEADENKLVNAITAKCTAVRRLPFRDVRNTYYDTRREYASGNICTRSDFGSDNTVGVIQARLEQDLLAGAGDDPVIFQPNLEAGLNQMPLANGRRIL, translated from the exons ATGCATTTGCGCATTGAAGAGGGTGGTTCTTTTACCTACAG AATTCCTACGAATCCCGAGAGAAACGTTTGCTGGATGGAAGTATTGTGTAGGATTGATTGCTTCTTCAGCGAGCATGCAAGAATTTGCTCTCGACACTTCAGGGATGACGATTTCCTGCTAGTGAAAGGTAAACGGAAACTGAAAAAAGATGCGATACCGAGTTTGTGTCTTAGTGAAGCTGATGAAAACAAGCTTGTAAATGCAATCACAGCTAAATGCACTGCAGTCCGCCGGTTGCCATTCCGGGATGTGAGAAACACATATTACGATACACGACGCGAATATGCCTCCGGAAATATCTGTACTCGGTCGGACTTCGGCTCTGACAATACTGTAGGAGTGATTCAAGCACGCTTGGAGCAAGACCTATTAGCAGGTGCCGGCGATGATCCAGTTatatttcaaccgaatttggaAGCTGGGTTGAATCAAATGCCTCTTGCGAACGGGCGACGAATATTGTAA